A region of Paractinoplanes abujensis DNA encodes the following proteins:
- a CDS encoding exopolysaccharide biosynthesis polyprenyl glycosylphosphotransferase, translated as MGGIEIATLVSVATIGLAAVTESLTWYEAPAAAAALCAAIFVIRCGRPFAHFLPLAKRLVPASAPLVILLMTEVSGLFTRRVNIPSHNLAAVCLVGSLGILLLSFRRPPKRKPVRIALFGNSELATALAQELAVHPSAGHIVGYVGERSANPLQSEDYHLGPRSDLPAIVKKNEIDLLLVSSEEARRSVFELLAADCLDLKVRVAELASFYEDTFGLTPLAAIEPRWLESVLHPSYRQEIPRSKRILDVVVSLVAGIIAVPVLIPLVLLVKLDGGPALYRQIRIGERGRPFEILKLRSMRSSDEHPQWSSRSDPRVTWIGRFMRRTHLDELPQIVNVLRGDMSIVGPRPEQPALAERLRSSIPYYDVRHLVRPGLTGWAQVRGGYAGSEDGSALKVCYDLYYIKHRSFSFDCVTLLETVRTLVFDRQWQNAGAYLASAFPEGLRALSSQTTPFPPEPSRVGAPR; from the coding sequence GTGGGTGGCATCGAAATTGCGACGCTCGTCTCGGTCGCCACGATCGGGCTTGCCGCTGTGACCGAGTCGCTGACTTGGTATGAGGCCCCGGCCGCCGCGGCGGCCCTGTGCGCAGCCATTTTCGTTATTCGCTGTGGTCGCCCCTTCGCCCATTTCCTGCCCCTGGCGAAGCGACTGGTGCCGGCCAGTGCCCCACTGGTAATTCTATTGATGACGGAAGTTTCCGGCCTTTTCACGCGACGCGTGAACATTCCGTCGCACAACCTCGCGGCGGTGTGCCTGGTCGGGAGCCTGGGCATCCTCCTGCTCTCCTTCCGGCGGCCGCCGAAACGCAAGCCGGTCCGGATCGCGCTTTTCGGAAATTCGGAGCTGGCCACGGCGCTGGCCCAGGAATTGGCCGTCCACCCGTCGGCCGGCCACATCGTTGGATATGTCGGTGAGCGATCGGCCAATCCGCTCCAGAGCGAGGATTACCATCTCGGGCCGCGAAGCGATTTGCCGGCCATTGTCAAGAAGAACGAGATCGACCTGCTGCTGGTCTCCTCGGAGGAGGCCCGGCGTTCCGTCTTCGAGTTGCTGGCCGCGGACTGCCTCGATCTGAAGGTCCGGGTGGCGGAGCTGGCCTCGTTCTACGAGGACACGTTCGGGCTCACGCCGCTGGCGGCCATCGAACCGCGGTGGCTCGAATCGGTATTGCATCCGAGCTATCGGCAGGAGATTCCCCGGAGCAAGCGGATCCTCGATGTGGTCGTCAGCCTGGTGGCGGGCATCATTGCCGTGCCTGTGCTGATTCCCCTCGTCCTGCTCGTAAAACTGGACGGCGGCCCGGCCCTCTACCGCCAGATCCGCATCGGCGAACGCGGCCGGCCTTTCGAGATCTTGAAATTGCGTTCCATGCGTTCCAGCGACGAGCACCCGCAATGGTCGTCCCGCTCAGATCCCCGGGTCACCTGGATCGGGCGATTCATGCGCCGCACCCACCTCGACGAGTTGCCGCAGATCGTCAACGTCCTGCGCGGCGACATGAGCATCGTGGGCCCGCGACCCGAACAACCGGCCCTGGCCGAACGCTTGCGGTCGTCAATTCCGTACTATGACGTCCGGCATCTGGTGCGGCCCGGCCTGACCGGTTGGGCTCAGGTGCGTGGTGGTTATGCGGGATCTGAGGACGGCTCGGCTTTGAAGGTCTGCTACGACCTTTATTACATCAAGCACCGCTCGTTCTCGTTCGACTGCGTGACTCTGCTGGAGACCGTCCGAACCCTGGTCTTCGATCGGCAGTGGCAGAACGCCGGCGCATACCTGGCCTCGGCTTTCCCGGAGGGCCTCCGCGCGCTTTCCAGCCAGACGACCCCCTTTCCCCCCGAACCTAGTCGAGTAGGCGCTCCCCGGTGA
- a CDS encoding PadR family transcriptional regulator, protein MPDSQINPTAAALLGLLHEGPMTGGQLMAAAERRLGPYWSMTRSQVYRELPVLAEMGFVRLGKPGPRSSQPYAITASGKRAFSRWLAEPAGRDALRNPVALRVAFGEQHSGNQLQTLYTGASEYHAEAMAMAKEQAKEAKKAGDAYGAAALEFAVAYHKAALSWLKIAPAG, encoded by the coding sequence ATGCCCGACTCTCAAATCAATCCCACGGCTGCCGCACTGCTCGGCCTGCTTCACGAGGGGCCGATGACCGGCGGTCAGCTTATGGCGGCTGCCGAACGCCGCCTCGGGCCATACTGGTCGATGACGCGGAGCCAGGTCTACCGCGAATTGCCGGTTCTTGCCGAAATGGGCTTCGTCCGGCTCGGCAAGCCCGGCCCCAGATCCAGCCAGCCCTACGCCATCACCGCCTCCGGCAAGCGAGCCTTCAGCCGGTGGCTAGCCGAGCCCGCGGGCCGCGATGCTCTGCGCAACCCGGTCGCTCTGCGGGTCGCCTTCGGCGAGCAGCACAGCGGCAACCAGCTGCAAACCCTCTATACCGGCGCCAGCGAGTATCACGCCGAGGCCATGGCCATGGCCAAGGAGCAGGCGAAGGAGGCGAAAAAGGCGGGCGACGCGTACGGCGCGGCCGCCCTCGAGTTCGCCGTCGCCTATCACAAGGCCGCGCTCAGCTGGCTCAAGATCGCTCCGGCCGGCTGA
- a CDS encoding Lrp/AsnC family transcriptional regulator: MTTDFALDRTDWQLLTELQKDGRSSFAELARAVAMSPSAVAERIRRLEEAGVIAGYRAALDPERVGLQVMAFVRLRYPTGNYRPFHALLESTPEIVEAHHVTGEDCFVLKVLTRSMRHLEEVTGRISGLGAVTTSVVYSSPLTGRAIAPPQ, translated from the coding sequence ATGACCACGGATTTCGCGCTGGACCGCACGGACTGGCAGTTACTGACCGAGCTGCAGAAGGATGGCCGCTCGTCGTTCGCCGAGCTGGCCCGGGCCGTTGCGATGTCCCCCAGTGCCGTGGCCGAGCGGATCCGGCGGCTCGAGGAGGCCGGCGTGATCGCGGGCTACCGGGCCGCGCTCGACCCCGAGAGGGTCGGTTTGCAGGTGATGGCCTTCGTTCGCCTTCGCTACCCCACGGGCAACTACCGACCCTTCCATGCGCTGCTCGAGTCGACCCCTGAGATCGTCGAGGCGCATCACGTGACCGGCGAGGACTGTTTCGTGCTCAAGGTGCTGACCCGCTCGATGCGGCACCTGGAGGAGGTCACCGGGCGCATCTCCGGCCTCGGCGCGGTCACCACCAGCGTGGTCTATTCCAGCCCGCTGACCGGGCGGGCGATCGCGCCTCCGCAGTGA
- a CDS encoding M23 family metallopeptidase gives MWSKRRHSRKSALLLVCAALLIAPHPAHADPNDDAERAGKAVQRAEAVLEHATDVARAAAGRLEAATAAMPAAQKKVATSRGAVAAALAASKSADRKAKAAREAYEKVAGRFREARDQVSDARDRVDEIATASYMGSDIARLNVLVDASGPADMMDRLSIVDQIMRAQQREVGVLTEARRQARTEQDRAGLAKRAAEDAEAAARERLASARDAQAAAEQARAALAKLAQTRAAALQVARSQRSAVLARYRAAKAEEARIQAALRGYSLKSGDARYAGGRLLMPVVGWKSSDYGWRFDPYYRVWQLHAGTDIAAGGGTPIRAAAAGRVIRADWAGGYGRYTCISHGRINGVGFQTCYGHQSAFLVDVGDYVRRGEVIGLVGTTGASTGNHLHFETRFNGEPRNPLNYLPRCLC, from the coding sequence GTGTGGTCCAAACGCCGACATAGCCGGAAAAGTGCGCTTCTGCTGGTTTGCGCGGCCCTGCTGATCGCACCGCACCCGGCCCACGCCGACCCGAATGACGACGCCGAACGGGCCGGAAAGGCCGTCCAGCGGGCCGAGGCAGTCCTCGAACACGCGACCGACGTGGCCCGCGCGGCCGCCGGACGCCTCGAGGCCGCCACCGCGGCGATGCCCGCGGCCCAGAAGAAGGTGGCGACCTCCCGCGGGGCGGTCGCGGCCGCGCTGGCCGCCTCCAAGAGCGCGGACCGCAAGGCCAAGGCGGCCCGGGAGGCGTACGAGAAGGTCGCCGGACGCTTCCGGGAGGCGCGGGACCAGGTCTCCGACGCGCGTGACCGGGTCGACGAGATCGCCACCGCGAGCTACATGGGCAGCGACATCGCCCGGCTCAACGTGCTCGTCGACGCGAGCGGCCCGGCCGACATGATGGACCGGCTCAGCATCGTCGACCAGATCATGCGCGCCCAGCAGCGCGAAGTCGGCGTCCTGACCGAGGCGCGGCGCCAGGCCCGTACGGAACAGGACCGGGCCGGACTGGCCAAGCGGGCCGCCGAGGACGCCGAGGCGGCCGCGCGCGAACGGCTCGCCTCCGCACGGGACGCCCAGGCGGCCGCCGAACAGGCCCGCGCCGCCCTGGCCAAGCTGGCCCAGACCCGCGCCGCCGCGCTCCAAGTAGCCAGATCCCAGCGCTCAGCCGTGCTCGCCCGCTACCGGGCCGCCAAGGCCGAGGAGGCCCGGATCCAGGCCGCACTGCGCGGCTACTCCCTCAAGTCCGGCGACGCCCGATACGCCGGAGGCCGGCTGCTCATGCCGGTCGTCGGCTGGAAGTCCAGCGACTACGGATGGCGATTCGATCCGTACTACCGGGTGTGGCAACTGCACGCGGGCACGGACATCGCAGCGGGCGGCGGCACACCCATCCGCGCGGCCGCGGCGGGCCGCGTCATCCGGGCCGACTGGGCCGGCGGGTACGGCCGATACACCTGCATCAGCCACGGGCGAATCAACGGCGTCGGCTTCCAGACCTGCTACGGGCACCAGTCGGCGTTCCTGGTCGACGTCGGGGACTACGTACGCCGGGGCGAGGTGATCGGGCTGGTCGGCACCACCGGCGCGTCCACCGGCAACCATCTGCACTTCGAGACCCGCTTCAACGGCGAACCCCGCAACCCGCTGAATTATCTGCCGCGATGTCTGTGTTGA
- a CDS encoding rhodanese-like domain-containing protein translates to MTSFFETQLAHQTDVSDVRAALATGEPGFTLIDSRSRASWDQAHIPGARHLPAADIPAGAPGLLDPAVPVVTYCWGPGCNGATRSALALTRAGYEVKEMIGGIEYWIREGFPVRTPDGDVALPPDPRVAPVDRRWALAALGAVPVAGPSAPVTAGLVLAAPTADACGC, encoded by the coding sequence ATGACTTCCTTCTTCGAGACGCAGCTCGCTCACCAGACCGATGTCTCCGACGTCCGCGCGGCGCTGGCCACCGGCGAGCCCGGCTTCACGCTGATCGACTCGCGCTCCCGGGCGTCCTGGGACCAGGCCCACATCCCGGGCGCCCGGCACCTGCCGGCCGCCGACATCCCCGCCGGCGCCCCCGGCCTGCTCGACCCGGCGGTGCCCGTGGTGACGTACTGCTGGGGGCCCGGCTGCAACGGCGCCACCCGCTCGGCGCTGGCCCTGACCCGGGCCGGCTACGAGGTCAAGGAAATGATCGGCGGCATCGAGTACTGGATCCGGGAAGGCTTCCCCGTACGCACCCCCGACGGCGACGTGGCCCTGCCGCCGGACCCGAGGGTGGCCCCGGTCGACCGGCGGTGGGCCTTGGCGGCCCTCGGTGCCGTCCCCGTCGCGGGCCCGTCCGCGCCCGTTACCGCGGGCCTGGTGCTCGCCGCCCCCACCGCCGACGCCTGCGGCTGCTGA
- the ftsX gene encoding permease-like cell division protein FtsX, whose amino-acid sequence MRLKYVLNEVLVGLWRNVTMTVAMIITMSVSLTMLGASVLLYMQVDQMKNYYYGEIEVSIFLRTDVTDGQRQQIDSAISSNPLVANQTYETREQALERFKTLWKDSPEFVNSVGPNSLPESFRVKLKNPETYKTFTDQMKGMQGIQDIIDQRALLDKVFNIFNAIQVGALVVAGVMALAALLLVGNTIQVAAYSKRREVAVMKLVGASNWFIQAPFVLEAVVAGLIGAILGFVALFVSKIVLFDNKLQALTTILTPIDNGNVWLMLPLLAGVGALVSAVTAWVTLRFYLKV is encoded by the coding sequence ATGCGCTTGAAGTACGTCCTCAACGAGGTCCTGGTGGGCCTGTGGCGCAACGTCACAATGACGGTCGCCATGATCATCACCATGTCGGTCTCGCTGACCATGCTGGGCGCGAGCGTGCTGCTGTACATGCAGGTCGACCAGATGAAGAACTACTACTACGGCGAGATCGAGGTCTCGATCTTCCTGCGCACGGACGTGACCGACGGCCAGCGGCAGCAGATCGACAGCGCGATCTCGTCCAACCCCCTGGTCGCCAACCAGACGTACGAGACGCGTGAGCAGGCGCTCGAGCGGTTCAAGACGCTCTGGAAGGACTCGCCCGAGTTCGTCAACTCGGTCGGCCCGAACAGCCTGCCCGAGTCGTTCCGGGTGAAGTTGAAGAACCCTGAGACCTACAAGACCTTCACCGATCAGATGAAGGGCATGCAGGGCATTCAGGACATCATCGACCAGCGTGCGCTGCTCGACAAGGTGTTCAACATCTTCAACGCCATCCAGGTGGGTGCGCTGGTGGTCGCGGGGGTGATGGCGTTGGCCGCGCTGCTCCTGGTCGGAAACACCATCCAGGTCGCCGCGTACAGCAAGCGCCGCGAGGTCGCGGTCATGAAGCTGGTCGGCGCGTCGAACTGGTTCATCCAGGCCCCGTTCGTGCTCGAGGCGGTGGTGGCCGGCCTGATCGGTGCCATCCTCGGCTTCGTCGCCCTCTTCGTGAGCAAGATCGTGCTGTTCGACAACAAGCTGCAGGCGCTCACCACGATCCTGACACCCATCGACAACGGCAACGTGTGGCTGATGCTGCCGCTGCTGGCCGGCGTCGGTGCCCTCGTCAGCGCCGTCACCGCCTGGGTCACCCTGCGCTTCTACCTCAAGGTCTGA
- the smpB gene encoding SsrA-binding protein SmpB, whose amino-acid sequence MPREQGRKVVASNRKAHHDYAISDTFEAGLVLTGTEVKSLRAGRASLVDAFGHEHNGEIFLHGMHIPEYTQGTWTNHEPRRVRKLLLNREEIAKMRNKLRDDGVTLVPLQVYFNNGYAKVEIGLGKGKKSYDKRQDLASRDAQKEINRSLGRRAKGMG is encoded by the coding sequence ATGCCACGCGAACAAGGTCGCAAGGTCGTCGCCTCCAACCGCAAGGCCCACCACGACTACGCCATCTCCGACACGTTCGAGGCGGGGCTGGTGCTGACCGGCACCGAGGTCAAGTCGTTGCGGGCCGGGCGGGCCTCGCTGGTCGACGCGTTCGGCCACGAGCACAACGGCGAGATCTTCCTGCACGGGATGCACATCCCGGAATACACCCAGGGCACCTGGACCAACCACGAGCCGCGGCGTGTCCGCAAGCTTCTGCTCAACCGCGAAGAGATCGCCAAGATGCGCAACAAGCTGCGTGACGACGGTGTGACGCTGGTGCCGCTCCAGGTCTACTTCAACAACGGGTACGCCAAGGTCGAGATCGGCCTCGGCAAGGGCAAGAAGAGCTACGACAAGCGGCAGGACCTGGCCAGTCGCGACGCGCAGAAAGAGATCAACCGATCTCTCGGCCGGCGCGCCAAAGGCATGGGCTGA
- the prfB gene encoding peptide chain release factor 2, whose product MTAADYPEQLKTLDATLRNIENVLDVDKLRRDKADLEEQASAPDLWDDQARAQEVNSRLSYVSGDIDRIERLRSRLDDAGLLLEMAEAEGDEDSVHEVGEEIVALSKAIEEMEVRTLLSGEYDSREAVVAIRAGAGGVDAADFAEMLMRMYLRWAERHGYPTEVYDTSYAEEAGLKSATFAVKVPYAYGTLSVESGTHRLVRISPFDNQGRRQTSFAGVEVMPVVEQTDHIDIPENELRVDVYRSSGPGGQSVNTTDSAVRLTHIPTGIVVTCQNEKSQLQNKASAMRVLQARLLERKRQEEEAKMAGLKQDTTGSWGDQMRSYVLHPYQMVKDLRTEQETGNPSNVFDGDLDEFIEAGIRWRKQSEKSASA is encoded by the coding sequence GTGACCGCTGCCGACTATCCCGAGCAACTGAAGACCCTCGACGCCACCCTGCGCAACATCGAGAACGTCCTGGACGTCGACAAGCTGCGGCGGGACAAGGCGGACCTCGAGGAGCAGGCCTCCGCGCCGGACCTGTGGGACGACCAGGCCCGAGCTCAAGAGGTCAACAGCCGCCTTTCGTACGTTTCCGGCGACATCGATCGCATCGAGCGGCTGCGCTCCCGGCTCGACGACGCCGGCTTGCTGCTCGAGATGGCCGAAGCCGAGGGCGACGAGGACTCCGTGCACGAGGTGGGCGAGGAGATCGTCGCGCTGAGCAAGGCCATCGAGGAGATGGAAGTGCGCACCCTGCTCTCGGGGGAGTACGACTCCCGCGAGGCCGTGGTGGCCATCCGGGCCGGCGCCGGCGGTGTCGACGCGGCCGACTTCGCCGAGATGCTCATGCGGATGTATCTGCGCTGGGCCGAGCGGCACGGCTACCCCACCGAGGTGTACGACACGTCTTATGCCGAGGAGGCCGGGCTCAAGTCGGCCACCTTCGCGGTCAAGGTGCCGTACGCGTACGGGACCTTGAGTGTGGAATCGGGCACCCACCGCCTCGTGCGGATCAGCCCGTTCGACAACCAGGGCCGGCGCCAGACGAGCTTCGCCGGTGTCGAGGTGATGCCCGTGGTCGAGCAGACCGACCACATCGACATCCCGGAGAACGAGCTCCGCGTCGACGTCTACCGTTCGTCGGGTCCTGGTGGACAGAGCGTTAACACCACCGACTCCGCTGTGCGCCTGACGCACATTCCGACGGGCATCGTCGTGACGTGTCAGAACGAGAAATCACAGCTGCAGAACAAGGCCTCGGCCATGCGCGTGCTTCAGGCGCGGCTGCTCGAGCGCAAGCGCCAGGAGGAGGAGGCCAAGATGGCCGGCCTCAAGCAGGACACCACCGGATCCTGGGGCGACCAGATGCGCTCGTACGTGCTGCACCCGTACCAGATGGTCAAGGATCTGCGCACTGAGCAGGAGACGGGCAACCCGTCGAACGTTTTCGACGGCGACCTCGACGAGTTCATCGAGGCCGGTATCCGCTGGCGTAAGCAGTCCGAGAAGTCGGCCTCGGCGTAA
- a CDS encoding cellulose binding domain-containing protein, protein MAAKHSVRVFGTARFILSSGAAILVLLVMWIAMRAVGPAEAANPPVQALPSPPRTTVAAPPPVISSTPSVSRAPSRTPSATPTRTRKTTSPAPSKTRPVVRTTPPPQTDVEATLSVGASWNEGYVAAVRVTNEGDRPVRWRVTVSHADLRNLALRGVWNASGNQQGESIVFSGGTLAPGAHADFGYQTSSSGRGKARPSACNALGGSCRVR, encoded by the coding sequence TTGGCTGCCAAGCACTCCGTGCGCGTGTTCGGGACGGCCAGGTTCATCCTGAGTTCCGGCGCGGCGATCCTCGTGCTCCTGGTCATGTGGATAGCCATGCGCGCGGTCGGCCCGGCCGAGGCCGCCAACCCGCCCGTGCAGGCGCTGCCCTCCCCGCCGCGGACGACCGTGGCCGCGCCCCCGCCGGTGATCTCGTCCACGCCGTCCGTTTCCCGGGCCCCTTCCCGTACGCCCTCAGCGACGCCCACGCGGACCCGCAAGACCACCAGTCCTGCCCCGTCCAAGACCCGCCCGGTCGTCAGGACCACGCCGCCCCCGCAGACCGACGTCGAGGCCACCCTGTCCGTGGGCGCGAGCTGGAACGAGGGCTACGTGGCGGCCGTCCGCGTCACGAACGAAGGCGACCGCCCCGTACGGTGGCGGGTCACCGTCAGCCATGCTGACCTGCGCAACCTGGCGCTGCGCGGGGTGTGGAACGCCAGCGGGAATCAGCAGGGCGAAAGCATCGTTTTCAGCGGAGGCACCCTGGCCCCCGGCGCCCACGCCGACTTCGGCTACCAGACGTCGTCGAGCGGCCGGGGCAAGGCCCGCCCGTCGGCCTGTAATGCGTTGGGCGGCTCCTGCCGCGTCAGGTAG
- a CDS encoding helix-turn-helix transcriptional regulator gives MAEPRFLPLPDVATELNVSESQVYHMVRSGELPAIKIGGRGQWRVERARLEQYIEEKYAETAAWVAQNPLNATDAE, from the coding sequence ATGGCCGAGCCGCGCTTTCTCCCGCTGCCCGACGTCGCCACCGAGCTGAACGTCTCGGAGTCGCAGGTCTATCACATGGTCCGCAGCGGTGAGCTGCCCGCGATCAAGATCGGTGGCCGGGGCCAGTGGCGCGTCGAGCGCGCCCGGCTCGAGCAGTACATCGAGGAGAAGTACGCCGAGACGGCCGCCTGGGTCGCGCAGAACCCGCTGAACGCGACCGACGCCGAGTAA
- a CDS encoding Rv3235 family protein — protein sequence MPRTLEEPRSAISLRPVPRCEPPFDDELEPTVWATAQQLALNWPAVPEAGRKGPEQPPTPRHSPIAGASADAKLAVRRFVQTCVEVLNGHRPAAHLRRLSRPMEASAVVAQGMAAAHRVADLRRGHRRKPSRIPPVAVIHVRLCEPRPGAVEAAVALLTGERTWALALRLELHEDAWRATALRLI from the coding sequence ATGCCAAGGACGCTCGAAGAACCCCGGAGCGCTATCAGTCTTCGACCCGTCCCACGCTGCGAGCCACCCTTCGACGACGAGCTCGAGCCCACCGTCTGGGCCACCGCCCAGCAGCTCGCGCTCAACTGGCCGGCGGTGCCGGAGGCGGGCCGGAAGGGTCCGGAGCAACCGCCCACGCCGCGGCACTCCCCCATTGCCGGCGCCTCGGCCGACGCCAAGCTCGCCGTACGGCGGTTCGTGCAAACCTGCGTCGAAGTGCTCAACGGTCATCGCCCGGCGGCCCACCTGCGCCGTCTGTCGCGCCCGATGGAGGCCTCAGCGGTGGTGGCCCAGGGCATGGCGGCCGCGCACCGGGTGGCCGACCTGCGCCGGGGCCACCGGAGGAAACCGAGCCGCATCCCGCCGGTCGCCGTCATCCACGTGCGGCTCTGCGAGCCCCGGCCGGGCGCCGTGGAGGCCGCCGTGGCCCTGCTCACCGGCGAGCGCACCTGGGCTCTGGCGCTGCGGCTGGAGCTCCACGAGGATGCCTGGCGCGCCACCGCCCTGCGCCTCATCTGA
- the ftsE gene encoding cell division ATP-binding protein FtsE, which translates to MIQLENVTKTYPKASRPSLDEVSVGIEKGEFVFFIGPSGSGKSTIIKLLLHEVAPTRGKVTVNAKDVTSIRSWKIPHFRRSIGCVFQDFRLLPNRTAYENVAFALEVIGKTKAVSRRVVPEVLELVGLGGKEHRYPHELSGGEQQRVAVARAFVNRPLILLADEPTGNLDPDTSIEIMRLLDRINRTGTTVVMVTHDSNIVNQMRRRVIEIESGRIVRDQARGVYG; encoded by the coding sequence GTGATTCAGCTCGAGAACGTGACGAAGACGTACCCCAAGGCGTCTCGCCCGTCGCTGGACGAGGTCAGCGTCGGGATCGAGAAGGGTGAGTTCGTCTTCTTCATCGGCCCCTCCGGTTCCGGCAAGTCCACGATCATCAAGCTTCTGCTGCACGAGGTCGCGCCGACCCGCGGCAAGGTGACGGTCAATGCGAAGGACGTCACCTCCATCCGATCCTGGAAGATTCCCCACTTCCGGCGCTCGATCGGCTGTGTGTTCCAAGACTTCCGTCTGCTGCCCAACCGCACCGCGTACGAGAACGTGGCCTTCGCGCTGGAGGTCATCGGCAAGACCAAGGCCGTGTCCCGGCGGGTCGTGCCCGAGGTTCTCGAGCTGGTCGGCCTGGGCGGCAAGGAGCACCGCTACCCGCACGAGCTCTCCGGTGGTGAGCAGCAGCGTGTGGCGGTCGCCCGGGCGTTCGTCAACCGTCCGCTGATCCTGCTGGCCGACGAGCCCACCGGAAACCTCGACCCGGACACGTCGATCGAGATCATGCGACTGCTGGACCGGATCAACCGGACCGGCACGACGGTCGTGATGGTCACGCACGACTCCAACATCGTCAACCAGATGCGCCGGCGCGTCATCGAGATCGAGAGTGGTCGCATCGTGCGCGACCAGGCTCGCGGCGTCTACGGCTGA
- a CDS encoding NAD-dependent epimerase/dehydratase family protein, with translation MKILVTGGAGFIGANLCRELLARPEVQGVTVLDDFSTGSISNIESLPVEVVKDTILCRDTVLELVDQHDSVVHLAAQPSVPLSIMDPVSSHDVNVNGTVEILEACRKFQKAFVFASSSAVYGQTQKLPISEDDAAAPASPYAANKLAAESYALAYASTYKFPVVAFRFFNVYGPLQSPDHPYAAVIPSFIDAALQGRPLVIYGDGGQTRDFTYVGSLVAVLADSALKQLASPVPVNLAFGTRTTIIDLAKKIELLTGRSIDFQFTRVRPGDVRDSQAENSRLRALMPEARDSELEVGLRATIDWLSLGKTGSRGLSEV, from the coding sequence ATGAAGATTCTGGTGACCGGTGGAGCCGGCTTCATCGGCGCGAACCTGTGCCGCGAGCTTCTCGCAAGGCCCGAGGTCCAGGGCGTCACGGTCCTCGACGATTTCAGCACCGGAAGCATTTCCAACATCGAGTCGCTTCCGGTCGAGGTGGTCAAGGACACCATCCTCTGCCGTGACACCGTCCTTGAACTGGTCGATCAGCACGACTCGGTCGTTCATCTCGCCGCGCAGCCGTCCGTGCCCCTTTCCATCATGGATCCGGTTTCGAGTCACGACGTGAACGTGAACGGTACCGTCGAGATTCTGGAAGCCTGCCGGAAATTCCAGAAGGCGTTCGTTTTCGCCTCCTCGTCGGCCGTGTACGGCCAAACGCAGAAGCTTCCGATCAGCGAGGACGACGCCGCCGCGCCGGCCAGTCCGTACGCGGCCAATAAACTCGCCGCGGAATCGTACGCGCTGGCCTATGCGTCGACCTACAAGTTTCCCGTGGTGGCATTCCGGTTCTTCAACGTCTACGGCCCGCTCCAGTCGCCGGACCATCCCTACGCCGCGGTCATTCCCTCTTTCATCGACGCGGCGCTCCAGGGCCGGCCGCTGGTCATCTACGGCGATGGGGGCCAAACCCGGGACTTCACCTATGTGGGTTCGCTGGTGGCGGTTCTGGCGGATTCGGCGCTCAAGCAACTGGCCAGCCCGGTGCCCGTCAATCTGGCCTTCGGCACGCGGACGACGATCATCGACCTGGCCAAGAAGATTGAATTGCTCACCGGGCGGTCGATCGATTTCCAATTCACCCGGGTCCGGCCCGGCGACGTGCGGGACTCGCAGGCGGAGAACAGCCGGCTGCGGGCCCTGATGCCCGAGGCGCGTGACTCCGAGCTAGAAGTCGGACTGCGGGCGACGATCGACTGGCTCAGCCTCGGGAAGACGGGGTCCCGCGGCCTCAGTGAGGTCTGA
- a CDS encoding DUF6912 family protein has translation MPITELVRVYVPATVPMLAALRADGQLGAGPLEAHAVTPALREWYAEGDEEELEYVAFTRAAQGALHLLRLDPEAPRRRVVVSADVPSTALVREDVELGSSTVRLPQPVSIKEVASIHVDSADAAEAVSAASEVVDEAAAGDPDAQFTVDSAEDHELEWYAVSELDELL, from the coding sequence GTGCCGATCACCGAGCTGGTCCGGGTCTATGTGCCGGCCACCGTGCCGATGCTGGCGGCCCTGCGCGCCGACGGGCAGCTGGGTGCCGGGCCGCTGGAGGCGCACGCGGTGACTCCCGCGCTCCGCGAGTGGTATGCCGAGGGCGACGAGGAGGAGCTGGAATACGTCGCCTTCACCCGGGCCGCCCAGGGCGCGCTGCACCTGCTGCGCCTCGACCCGGAGGCGCCGCGCCGGCGGGTCGTGGTCTCGGCCGACGTGCCGTCCACGGCGCTCGTCCGTGAGGATGTCGAGCTGGGTTCGAGCACCGTGCGGCTGCCCCAGCCGGTGTCGATCAAGGAGGTGGCCTCGATCCACGTGGACAGCGCGGACGCGGCCGAGGCGGTGTCGGCGGCGTCCGAGGTGGTCGACGAGGCGGCCGCGGGCGATCCCGACGCCCAGTTCACGGTCGACAGCGCCGAGGATCACGAGCTCGAGTGGTACGCGGTGTCGGAGCTGGACGAGCTGCTCTGA